A stretch of the Mycolicibacterium celeriflavum genome encodes the following:
- a CDS encoding DUF4307 domain-containing protein, translating into MIERPAERYGRQRLSRRHRRWITVGFTVLALAAGVAVAIVAFGRFGSDDVTGELSAYRLIDDETVSVTISVTREDPSRPVVCIIRARSIDGAETGRREVLVPPSTQTTVQVTAPVKATRQPVIGDIYGCGTDVPPYLVSP; encoded by the coding sequence ATGATCGAGCGTCCCGCCGAGCGCTACGGCCGCCAGCGGCTGTCCCGCCGGCACCGCCGGTGGATCACCGTCGGGTTCACGGTGCTCGCGCTGGCGGCCGGTGTCGCAGTGGCGATAGTGGCGTTCGGTCGGTTCGGCAGCGACGATGTCACGGGTGAGCTGAGCGCGTACCGGTTGATCGACGACGAGACCGTTTCGGTGACGATCAGCGTCACCCGCGAGGACCCGTCTCGGCCGGTGGTGTGCATTATTCGGGCCCGGTCGATCGACGGCGCAGAGACCGGCCGGCGCGAGGTGCTGGTGCCTCCGTCGACGCAAACGACCGTTCAGGTGACTGCGCCCGTGAAGGCCACCCGCCAGCCCGTCATCGGGGATATTTACGGATGCGGCACCGATGTGCCGCCGTATCTGGTGAGCCCCTGA
- the mca gene encoding mycothiol conjugate amidase Mca, giving the protein MSELRLMAVHAHPDDESSKGAATMARYADEGVRVLVVTLTGGERGDILNPAMDLPEVHGRMAEIRRDEMAKAAEILGVEHHWLGFVDSGLPEGDPPPPLPDGCLGVVPLEQPAEALVRVVREFRPHVMTTYDENGGYPHPDHIRCHQVSMAAYEAAGDYRLFPDAGEPWNIQKLYYTHGFLRQRMQLLQDEFAKHGEVGPFEKWLKHWDPDHDIFAKRVTTRIECAKYFALRDDALRAHATQIDPNGDFFRAPIEWQQRLWPTEEFELARSRVPVSLPEDDLFAGIEDR; this is encoded by the coding sequence TTGAGCGAACTGCGGTTGATGGCCGTGCACGCCCACCCGGACGACGAGTCCAGCAAGGGCGCCGCCACGATGGCCCGATACGCGGACGAGGGTGTCCGCGTGCTCGTGGTGACGCTGACAGGAGGCGAGCGCGGCGACATCCTCAACCCGGCCATGGACCTGCCCGAGGTGCACGGCCGGATGGCCGAGATCCGGCGCGACGAAATGGCGAAGGCCGCCGAGATCCTCGGGGTGGAGCATCACTGGCTCGGTTTCGTCGACTCGGGCCTGCCCGAAGGCGATCCACCACCGCCGCTGCCCGACGGCTGCCTGGGCGTCGTGCCGCTCGAGCAGCCGGCCGAGGCGCTGGTCCGCGTCGTCCGCGAGTTTCGGCCGCACGTCATGACCACCTACGACGAGAACGGCGGCTATCCGCATCCGGATCACATCCGATGCCATCAGGTGTCGATGGCCGCCTACGAGGCCGCCGGTGACTATCGTTTGTTCCCCGACGCCGGTGAACCGTGGAACATCCAGAAGCTCTACTACACCCATGGTTTCCTGCGGCAACGGATGCAACTGCTGCAGGACGAGTTCGCCAAGCACGGTGAGGTGGGCCCGTTCGAGAAGTGGCTCAAGCACTGGGATCCCGATCACGACATTTTCGCCAAGCGGGTGACGACCCGAATCGAGTGCGCCAAGTACTTCGCGCTGCGTGACGATGCGCTGCGCGCCCACGCCACCCAGATCGATCCCAACGGCGACTTCTTCCGCGCGCCGATCGAATGGCAGCAGCGGCTCTGGCCGACCGAGGAGTTCGAGCTGGCCCGGTCCCGGGTGCCGGTGTCGCTGCCGGAGGACGACCTCTTCGCCGGGATCGAGGACCGATGA
- a CDS encoding thioredoxin domain-containing protein — translation MPNHLARATSPYLRQHADNPVHWQEWTPEALAEAAGRDVPILLSIGYAACHWCHVMAHESFADDEVAAAMNDGFVCIKVDREERPDLDAVYMNATVALTGQGGWPMTCFLTPDGRPFFCGTYYPKRTFLQLLAAVSDTWRNRRGEVEEASDKITDELRSMASGLPGGGPPMQPALCDHAVATVLQDEDVVRGGFATNPAGAPKFPPSALLEALLRNHERTGDIMPMETVERTCSAMARGGIYDQLAGGFARYSVDASWVVPHFEKMLYDNALLLRAYAHWARRTANPLAHKVAAETAAFMIGELGADGMFTSSLDADAAGVEGLTYVFTPAQLTEVLGADDGRWAAELFEVTEEGTFEHGASVLQLPRDPDDPERFVKVRTALLAARVTRPQPSRDDKVVTAWNGLAITALAEASVALDRPEFLDAATQCAHAVWNLHMSDGRLRRASLGGLVGDSAAILEDHAALATGLLTLHQMTGDAAWLDAGSTLLDIALDHFADPDRPGRWFDTADDAEALMVRPADPLDGATPSGASLIAEALLVAAHLAPAESADRYAAAAEATLAAATPILTRLPRSGGHWLAVAEAAVRGPLQIAVACEPGHSELLAAARRLAPGGAVVVGGPVNSSQLLIDRDRVDGADAAYVCRGRTCDRPVTSASELAAALSASV, via the coding sequence ATGCCGAACCACCTCGCCCGGGCCACCAGTCCGTATCTGCGCCAGCACGCCGACAACCCGGTGCACTGGCAGGAGTGGACGCCCGAGGCGCTGGCCGAGGCGGCCGGTCGCGACGTGCCGATCCTGCTGTCGATCGGCTACGCCGCGTGCCACTGGTGCCACGTGATGGCGCACGAGTCGTTCGCCGACGACGAGGTCGCTGCGGCGATGAACGACGGGTTCGTCTGCATCAAGGTCGACCGCGAGGAGCGCCCCGACCTCGATGCGGTGTACATGAACGCAACCGTCGCCCTGACCGGACAGGGCGGCTGGCCGATGACCTGCTTCCTCACCCCCGACGGCAGGCCGTTCTTCTGCGGGACCTACTACCCCAAGCGCACTTTCCTGCAACTGTTGGCCGCGGTGAGCGACACCTGGCGCAACCGTCGCGGCGAAGTGGAGGAGGCGTCGGACAAGATCACCGACGAGCTGCGGTCGATGGCGTCGGGCCTTCCGGGCGGCGGTCCGCCGATGCAGCCGGCCCTGTGTGATCACGCCGTCGCCACGGTGCTGCAGGACGAGGACGTCGTGCGCGGCGGATTCGCCACCAATCCGGCTGGCGCGCCGAAGTTTCCGCCGTCTGCGTTGCTCGAGGCGCTGCTGCGCAACCACGAACGCACCGGCGACATCATGCCCATGGAGACCGTGGAGCGCACCTGTAGCGCAATGGCCCGCGGCGGCATCTACGACCAGTTGGCGGGCGGGTTCGCCCGTTACAGTGTCGACGCGTCCTGGGTGGTACCGCATTTCGAGAAGATGTTGTACGACAACGCGCTGCTGCTGCGGGCCTACGCACATTGGGCGCGGCGCACGGCAAATCCTCTGGCGCACAAGGTGGCTGCTGAGACCGCAGCTTTCATGATCGGCGAACTCGGCGCCGACGGCATGTTCACTTCGTCGCTGGACGCCGACGCCGCCGGGGTGGAAGGCCTGACGTACGTGTTTACCCCCGCGCAGTTGACCGAAGTGCTCGGTGCCGACGACGGACGTTGGGCCGCGGAACTTTTCGAAGTCACTGAGGAGGGTACCTTCGAACACGGCGCCTCGGTGCTGCAGTTACCTCGCGACCCCGACGACCCGGAACGGTTCGTCAAGGTGCGGACTGCCCTGCTGGCGGCCAGGGTCACCCGACCGCAACCGAGCCGTGACGACAAGGTCGTCACCGCGTGGAACGGGCTGGCGATCACCGCACTCGCCGAAGCGAGCGTCGCGCTCGACCGGCCCGAATTCCTCGACGCCGCAACGCAATGCGCGCACGCCGTCTGGAATCTGCACATGTCCGACGGCAGACTGCGGCGTGCGAGCCTCGGCGGCCTGGTCGGCGACAGTGCGGCGATCCTCGAGGACCACGCCGCGCTGGCCACCGGGCTGCTGACCCTGCATCAGATGACCGGTGACGCGGCCTGGCTGGATGCGGGATCTACGCTGCTCGACATCGCGCTCGACCACTTCGCCGACCCGGACCGCCCCGGCCGGTGGTTCGACACCGCCGACGACGCCGAGGCGTTGATGGTGCGGCCCGCAGATCCGCTCGACGGCGCGACGCCCTCGGGTGCCTCGCTGATCGCTGAGGCGCTGCTCGTGGCCGCCCATCTCGCACCGGCGGAGTCGGCCGACCGCTACGCCGCTGCGGCCGAGGCGACCCTGGCTGCCGCCACGCCGATTCTGACCCGGCTGCCGCGCTCGGGCGGGCACTGGCTCGCCGTCGCTGAAGCGGCCGTGCGCGGGCCGCTCCAGATCGCGGTCGCGTGCGAGCCCGGACACTCGGAGCTGCTGGCGGCCGCGCGCCGACTCGCCCCGGGAGGAGCTGTCGTCGTCGGCGGGCCGGTGAACTCGTCGCAGCTGCTGATCGACCGCGACCGCGTCGACGGAGCCGACGCCGCCTACGTCTGCCGCGGCAGGACCTGCGACCGGCCGGTCACGTCCGCGTCGGAACTGGCTGCTGCACTGAGTGCCTCCGTGTAG
- a CDS encoding nuclear transport factor 2 family protein, whose amino-acid sequence MSTPEDNAKTVNRYLELAAQGKADDIAELYADDATVEDPVGSEVHIGRQAIRGFYDALPTMGAQADVVTLRTLGNEAAFFWALTINLGENKMRIEIISVMTFNEDGKIASMKAYWTPENVTQL is encoded by the coding sequence ATGTCGACCCCCGAGGACAACGCCAAGACCGTCAACCGCTACCTCGAGCTGGCCGCCCAGGGCAAGGCCGATGATATCGCCGAGCTCTACGCCGACGATGCGACCGTCGAGGACCCGGTCGGCAGCGAGGTGCACATCGGCCGCCAGGCGATCCGCGGCTTCTACGACGCGCTTCCGACGATGGGCGCACAGGCTGACGTCGTGACGCTGCGGACGCTCGGCAACGAGGCCGCGTTCTTCTGGGCGCTCACGATCAATCTCGGCGAGAACAAGATGCGCATCGAGATCATCAGCGTCATGACCTTCAACGAGGACGGCAAGATCGCGTCGATGAAGGCCTACTGGACACCGGAGAACGTCACCCAGCTTTAG
- the trhA gene encoding PAQR family membrane homeostasis protein TrhA, translated as MTRSIDATDSDRSRKPHGHAEDLPEAVVDGVANFIGKPRARGWIHVYAAVVAAICGATLVSVSWSLQSTRAGIATLIYTLTIVAMFTVSGAYHRVNWKNETARKWMKRLDHSMIFVFIAGSYTPFALLALPSGDGMVLFWIVWGGAIAGVLLKCFWPSAPRWVGVPLYILLGWVAAWFVGPITQGAGVAALVLLIVGGALYSIGGVLYALKWPDPWPSVFGHHEFFHACTAVAAICHYIAMWFAVF; from the coding sequence ATGACCCGATCCATCGACGCCACCGATTCCGACCGGTCCCGCAAGCCGCACGGCCACGCTGAGGATCTCCCGGAAGCCGTCGTCGACGGCGTCGCCAATTTCATCGGCAAACCGCGCGCCCGCGGCTGGATTCACGTGTACGCGGCGGTGGTCGCGGCGATCTGCGGCGCCACGCTGGTGTCGGTGTCGTGGTCGCTGCAGTCGACCCGCGCCGGGATCGCGACGCTGATCTACACCCTGACGATCGTCGCAATGTTCACCGTCAGCGGTGCCTACCACCGGGTGAACTGGAAGAACGAGACGGCGCGTAAGTGGATGAAGCGCCTCGACCACTCGATGATCTTCGTGTTCATCGCGGGTAGCTACACGCCGTTCGCTCTGCTGGCGCTGCCCTCGGGCGACGGCATGGTGTTGTTCTGGATCGTCTGGGGCGGCGCGATCGCGGGCGTGCTGCTCAAGTGTTTCTGGCCGTCGGCGCCGCGGTGGGTGGGCGTGCCGCTCTACATCCTGCTCGGTTGGGTGGCGGCGTGGTTCGTCGGCCCGATCACCCAGGGCGCGGGCGTCGCCGCGCTGGTGCTGCTGATCGTCGGCGGCGCGCTATACAGCATCGGCGGTGTGCTGTACGCGCTCAAGTGGCCCGACCCGTGGCCGTCGGTGTTCGGCCACCATGAGTTCTTCCACGCATGCACCGCGGTCGCGGCGATCTGCCACTACATCGCGATGTGGTTCGCCGTCTTCTAA
- a CDS encoding (2Z,6E)-farnesyl diphosphate synthase, which yields MELIPPRLKEPAYRLYELRLRQELARAKSQLPRHIAVLCDGNRRWARDLGHDDVSVGYRMGARKIAEMLRWCQDAGVEMATVYLLSTENLQRAPDELSPLIEIITDVVEEICAPANHWSVRTVGDLELIGEEPARRLRDAVESTDAAPGCFHVNLAVGYGGRQEIVDAVRQLLGKELANGVSGEQLIEAVTIDAISENLYTSGQPDPDLVIRTSGEQRLSGFLLWQSAYSEMWFTEAYWPAFRRVDFLRALRDYTARHRRYGM from the coding sequence GTGGAGCTCATTCCGCCGCGCCTCAAAGAGCCGGCCTACCGGCTGTATGAGCTGCGGTTGCGCCAGGAGCTGGCGCGGGCCAAATCCCAACTGCCGCGCCATATTGCCGTGTTGTGTGACGGCAACCGGAGGTGGGCACGTGACCTTGGCCACGATGACGTCAGCGTCGGCTACCGGATGGGCGCCCGCAAGATCGCCGAAATGCTGCGCTGGTGCCAGGACGCAGGGGTCGAGATGGCCACCGTGTATCTGCTGTCCACCGAGAACCTGCAGCGCGCACCTGACGAGCTGTCCCCGCTGATCGAGATCATCACCGACGTCGTCGAGGAGATCTGTGCGCCCGCCAACCATTGGAGCGTGCGCACCGTCGGGGACCTGGAGCTGATCGGCGAGGAGCCCGCCCGGCGGCTGCGTGACGCCGTTGAATCGACGGATGCGGCTCCGGGATGCTTTCACGTCAATCTCGCCGTCGGCTACGGCGGACGCCAGGAGATCGTCGACGCCGTCCGGCAACTGCTCGGCAAGGAACTGGCCAACGGCGTCTCCGGGGAACAGCTGATCGAGGCCGTCACCATCGACGCGATCTCGGAGAACCTCTACACCTCGGGACAACCCGACCCCGACCTCGTCATCCGCACGTCGGGGGAGCAGCGGCTGTCGGGCTTCCTGTTGTGGCAGAGCGCGTATTCGGAGATGTGGTTCACCGAGGCCTACTGGCCGGCGTTCCGGCGCGTCGACTTCCTGCGTGCCCTGCGGGACTACACCGCGCGCCACCGCCGCTATGGCATGTGA
- the coaA gene encoding type I pantothenate kinase, whose product MARLSEPSPYVEFDRSQWRNLRMSTPLKLSEDELKKLRGIGEKIDLLEVEEVYLPLARLIHLQVAARQRLFATTAEFLGEPQQNPDRPVPFVIGVAGSVAVGKSTTARVLQALLARWEHHPRVDLVTTDGFLYPNSELVRRNLMGRKGFPESYDRRALMRFVTTVKSGSEYACAPVYSHLLYDIVPGEKQIVRHPDILILEGLNVLQTGPTLMVSDLFDFSVYVDARIDDIEQWYIDRFLGLRSTSFADPASHFHHYATLTDEQAVFAARDIWHSINRPNLIENILPTRPRATLVLRKDADHSINRLRLRKL is encoded by the coding sequence ATGGCGCGGCTGAGTGAACCCAGCCCATATGTGGAGTTCGACCGGAGTCAGTGGCGGAATCTACGTATGTCGACTCCGCTCAAACTCAGCGAAGACGAGCTGAAGAAGCTGCGCGGTATCGGCGAAAAGATCGACCTGCTGGAAGTCGAGGAGGTTTATCTGCCGCTGGCCCGGCTGATTCACCTTCAGGTCGCCGCGCGCCAGCGGTTGTTCGCGACGACCGCCGAATTCCTCGGTGAGCCCCAGCAGAATCCGGACCGGCCGGTGCCGTTCGTCATCGGCGTCGCGGGCAGCGTCGCGGTCGGCAAGTCCACGACGGCCCGTGTGCTGCAGGCACTTCTAGCCCGCTGGGAACACCATCCGCGGGTAGATCTGGTCACCACCGACGGGTTCCTCTACCCGAACTCCGAGTTGGTGCGCCGGAACCTGATGGGTCGCAAAGGTTTTCCCGAAAGTTACGACCGTCGTGCGCTGATGAGGTTCGTCACGACGGTCAAGTCCGGTTCGGAATACGCGTGTGCGCCGGTTTATTCGCATCTGCTGTACGACATCGTGCCGGGCGAGAAGCAGATCGTCCGTCATCCGGACATCCTGATCCTCGAGGGCCTCAATGTGCTTCAGACGGGGCCGACGCTGATGGTGTCCGACCTGTTCGACTTCTCGGTCTATGTCGATGCCCGCATCGACGACATCGAACAGTGGTACATCGACCGGTTCCTGGGGCTGCGGTCGACGTCGTTCGCCGATCCCGCTTCACACTTCCACCACTACGCCACGCTCACCGACGAGCAGGCGGTGTTCGCCGCCCGCGACATCTGGCATTCGATCAACCGGCCGAACCTGATCGAGAACATCCTGCCGACCCGCCCGCGCGCGACGCTGGTGCTGCGCAAGGACGCCGACCACTCGATCAACAGACTGCGCCTGCGCAAGCTGTAG
- a CDS encoding DUF885 domain-containing protein, with protein sequence MVASTSVSSVREYLLLGLRFDRVEEGYVDSFTGDPALRRAVAAEPPPDPADLARQAERLLAELPAGLDQQRADYVGAHLRALACAGRKFAGEDVGFVDEVQAYFDVRISRGDPEQYRQAHRRLDEVLGGTGSLADRMQSYRAGEEIPPARLEECIHVFSSALRDRVRAEYPLPDAETVTYEVVTDKPWSGFNYYHGDYKSTVAVNADLRQQMSNLPRLVAHESYPGHHTEHCRKEAGLVELRGQAEQTIFLVNTPQCLMAEGLADLALYAAIGPDWGTWAGEIYADLGLRFDGDRAQAVSEATAALADVRQDAALMLHDEHRDVDEVVEFLKRWLLVNDERARQMLRFLSSPLWRAYTSTYVEGYRLLRGWLDGRPDDVSLTQRFGTLLDEPLIPSSLRAA encoded by the coding sequence ATGGTCGCCAGCACCTCGGTTTCGTCAGTCCGCGAGTATCTGCTGCTCGGTTTGCGCTTCGACCGGGTGGAGGAGGGCTACGTCGACTCGTTCACCGGCGATCCGGCGCTGCGGCGCGCAGTGGCCGCCGAGCCGCCGCCCGATCCCGCCGACCTGGCCAGGCAGGCTGAGCGGCTGCTGGCGGAACTGCCCGCGGGCCTCGACCAGCAGCGGGCCGACTACGTCGGCGCCCATTTGCGCGCGCTGGCCTGCGCCGGGCGCAAGTTCGCCGGCGAGGACGTCGGCTTCGTCGACGAGGTGCAGGCGTACTTCGATGTGCGCATCAGCAGGGGCGATCCAGAGCAATACCGGCAGGCCCATCGGCGACTCGACGAAGTGTTGGGCGGGACCGGTTCGCTCGCCGACCGGATGCAGTCCTACCGCGCGGGGGAGGAGATCCCGCCCGCCCGCCTCGAGGAGTGCATCCACGTGTTCTCCAGCGCGCTGCGCGACCGCGTGCGTGCCGAGTATCCGCTGCCCGACGCCGAGACCGTCACCTATGAGGTGGTCACCGACAAGCCGTGGTCGGGTTTCAACTACTACCACGGTGACTACAAGTCGACGGTGGCCGTCAATGCCGACCTCAGGCAGCAGATGTCGAACCTGCCGCGGCTGGTCGCCCACGAGTCCTATCCGGGCCACCACACCGAGCACTGCCGTAAGGAAGCGGGTCTGGTCGAACTAAGGGGCCAGGCGGAGCAGACGATCTTCCTGGTCAACACCCCGCAGTGCCTGATGGCGGAGGGCCTGGCCGACCTGGCGCTGTACGCGGCGATCGGTCCCGACTGGGGCACGTGGGCAGGCGAGATCTACGCCGACCTGGGGTTGCGGTTCGACGGCGACCGCGCTCAGGCGGTGTCGGAGGCGACGGCTGCGTTGGCAGACGTGCGGCAGGACGCGGCCCTGATGTTGCACGACGAGCACCGCGACGTCGATGAGGTCGTCGAGTTCCTCAAGCGGTGGCTGTTGGTCAACGACGAGCGCGCCCGCCAGATGCTGCGGTTCTTGTCCTCGCCGCTGTGGCGCGCCTACACCAGCACCTACGTCGAGGGGTACCGGCTGCTGCGGGGGTGGCTGGACGGACGGCCCGACGACGTCAGCCTGACCCAACGGTTCGGCACGCTGCTCGACGAGCCGCTGATCCCGTCGTCGCTGCGGGCGGCGTGA
- a CDS encoding glycine hydroxymethyltransferase encodes MTADPVTSKAAAPGAEYAETASAAYRAALQVIESVEPRIAAATRKELADQRDSLKLIASENYASPAVLLTMGTWFSDKYAEGTIGHRFYAGCQNVDTVESLAAEHARELFSAPYAYVQPHSGIDANLVAFWAILATRVEAPSLAELGAKHVNELSENDWETLRNKLGNQRLLGMSLDAGGHLTHGFRPNISGKMFHQRSYGTDPDTGFLDYSAVAEAAREFKPLIIVAGYSAYPRRVNFATMREIADEVGATLMVDMAHFAGLVAGKVFTGEEDPVPHAHVTTTTTHKSLRGPRGGMVLAQPEFSDAVDKGCPMVLGGPLSHVMAAKAVALAEARQPAFQVYAQRVADNAQALADGFLKRDAGLVTGGTDNHLVLLDVTSFGLTGRQAESALLDAGIVTNRNSVPADPNGAWYTSGIRLGTPALTTRGFGVDDFDRVAELIVDVLSNTQPSATAGKLSKAKYTLADGTAERVHAASAELLDANPLYPGLQL; translated from the coding sequence ATGACTGCAGACCCCGTGACCTCGAAAGCCGCTGCTCCGGGCGCGGAGTACGCCGAGACCGCGAGCGCCGCCTACCGGGCCGCGCTGCAGGTAATCGAATCCGTCGAGCCGAGGATCGCGGCTGCGACGCGCAAAGAGCTTGCCGATCAACGGGATTCGCTGAAGCTGATCGCCAGCGAGAACTACGCCTCGCCGGCGGTGCTGCTGACCATGGGCACCTGGTTCTCCGACAAGTACGCCGAGGGCACCATCGGACACCGGTTCTATGCGGGCTGCCAGAACGTCGACACCGTCGAGAGCCTCGCCGCCGAGCATGCCCGCGAACTGTTTTCAGCGCCGTACGCCTACGTGCAACCGCACTCCGGTATCGACGCCAACCTCGTTGCGTTCTGGGCGATCCTGGCCACGCGGGTCGAAGCACCCAGCCTCGCCGAACTCGGCGCCAAGCACGTCAACGAGCTGTCCGAAAACGACTGGGAGACGCTGCGCAACAAGCTCGGCAACCAGCGGCTGTTGGGCATGTCGCTGGACGCCGGCGGCCACCTCACCCACGGCTTCCGGCCCAACATCTCCGGCAAGATGTTCCACCAGCGCAGCTACGGCACCGACCCGGACACCGGCTTTCTGGACTACAGCGCGGTGGCCGAAGCCGCCCGCGAGTTCAAGCCGCTGATCATCGTGGCGGGGTATTCGGCCTATCCGCGGCGCGTCAACTTCGCCACGATGCGCGAGATCGCCGACGAGGTGGGCGCGACGTTGATGGTCGACATGGCGCACTTCGCGGGCCTGGTCGCGGGCAAGGTCTTCACCGGCGAAGAGGATCCGGTGCCCCACGCCCACGTCACCACCACGACCACCCACAAGTCGCTGCGCGGGCCGCGCGGCGGGATGGTGCTGGCCCAGCCGGAGTTCTCCGACGCCGTCGACAAGGGCTGCCCGATGGTGCTGGGCGGACCGCTGTCGCACGTGATGGCGGCCAAAGCCGTCGCGCTCGCCGAGGCCCGCCAGCCCGCGTTCCAGGTGTACGCGCAGCGCGTCGCCGACAATGCGCAGGCACTGGCCGACGGCTTCCTCAAACGCGACGCGGGGCTGGTCACCGGCGGCACCGACAACCACCTCGTGCTGCTCGACGTCACCTCGTTCGGCCTCACCGGCCGGCAGGCCGAGTCCGCGCTGCTCGACGCGGGCATCGTCACCAACCGCAACTCCGTGCCCGCGGATCCGAACGGCGCTTGGTACACCAGCGGCATCCGGCTGGGCACGCCGGCGCTCACCACGCGCGGGTTCGGTGTCGACGATTTCGACCGGGTGGCCGAGCTGATCGTCGACGTGCTGTCGAACACTCAGCCTTCCGCTACCGCGGGGAAACTCTCCAAGGCCAAATACACCCTCGCCGACGGCACCGCCGAGCGTGTGCACGCCGCGTCGGCCGAGCTGCTGGACGCCAATCCGCTGTACCCGGGGTTGCAGCTGTAA
- a CDS encoding DinB family protein has product MARKRSSNDKPPPRTDGDEREVLQAFLDYLRGCVVDKVYGAPEPQVRNPGVPSGTNVLGLLNHLINVERFIFLGETVGEWQETFHAAPEATTASLTAEYRSVVANANDAISGCADLNLPCARQSRDGNSPSMRWALVHMIEETARHAGHMDILRELIDDATGR; this is encoded by the coding sequence ATGGCCCGCAAACGTTCCAGCAACGACAAGCCACCGCCGCGCACCGACGGCGACGAAAGAGAGGTGCTGCAAGCTTTCCTCGACTACCTTCGCGGCTGCGTTGTCGACAAGGTGTACGGCGCGCCGGAGCCGCAGGTGCGTAACCCGGGTGTGCCGTCGGGAACCAATGTGCTGGGCCTTTTGAACCACCTCATCAACGTCGAGCGGTTCATCTTCCTCGGCGAGACCGTCGGTGAGTGGCAGGAGACCTTTCACGCCGCGCCCGAGGCCACGACGGCTTCCCTGACCGCGGAGTACCGCAGCGTCGTAGCGAACGCCAACGACGCGATTTCCGGATGCGCCGACTTGAATCTGCCTTGCGCGCGGCAGAGCCGCGACGGCAATTCACCGTCGATGCGATGGGCGCTCGTTCACATGATCGAGGAGACGGCACGTCACGCCGGCCACATGGACATCCTGCGCGAGCTCATCGATGACGCGACCGGGCGCTGA